One segment of Longimicrobium sp. DNA contains the following:
- a CDS encoding N-acetylmuramoyl-L-alanine amidase-like domain-containing protein, with amino-acid sequence MIDSHDSIGRREMLRRAMLAAGALVAHPLFGSATTPADDRARLASWVRTLRAERLTTSRVPLGRAVARVGELSLGSPYVAGMLDAYAKEGGDPRSEPLTLDLSRFDCVLLVEGCLAVARAAQGQGRWSDFAREVERMRYRGGVRNGYASRLHYFSEWIQDNARRGLLRDLGAELGGSRDERPLRFMTEHRSSYPALRDDATFQAIAERERALDSMRRTVIPTDRIAAVQNRIQTGDVLAFATRIAGLDATHTGFAYRDRAGVMRVLHAPLSGGAVEVSRRTLPEYVAAIRNATGIMVARPLRG; translated from the coding sequence ATGATCGACTCGCATGACTCGATAGGCCGCCGCGAGATGCTGCGGCGCGCGATGTTGGCGGCGGGGGCGCTGGTGGCCCACCCGCTGTTCGGCTCCGCGACGACGCCCGCGGACGACCGCGCGCGGCTGGCGAGCTGGGTGCGCACCCTGCGCGCGGAGCGGCTCACGACGTCGCGCGTGCCGCTGGGGCGCGCCGTGGCCCGCGTGGGCGAGCTGTCGCTCGGGTCGCCGTACGTGGCCGGGATGCTGGACGCGTACGCCAAGGAGGGCGGAGACCCGCGCAGCGAGCCCCTCACGCTGGACCTGTCGCGCTTCGACTGCGTGCTGCTGGTGGAAGGGTGCCTGGCGGTGGCGCGTGCGGCGCAGGGGCAGGGGCGGTGGAGCGACTTCGCCCGCGAGGTGGAGCGGATGCGCTACCGCGGCGGCGTGAGGAACGGGTACGCCAGCCGCCTGCACTACTTCAGCGAGTGGATACAGGACAACGCCCGCCGCGGCCTGCTGCGCGACCTGGGCGCGGAGCTGGGCGGCTCCCGCGACGAGCGCCCGCTGCGCTTCATGACGGAGCACCGCTCCAGCTACCCCGCCCTGCGCGACGACGCCACCTTTCAGGCCATCGCCGAGCGCGAGCGCGCGCTGGACTCCATGCGCCGCACCGTGATCCCCACCGACCGGATCGCGGCGGTGCAGAACCGCATCCAGACGGGCGACGTGCTCGCCTTCGCCACGCGCATCGCCGGGCTGGACGCGACGCACACGGGGTTCGCGTACCGCGATCGCGCGGGGGTGATGCGCGTGCTGCACGCCCCGCTCTCCGGCGGCGCGGTGGAGGTGAGCCGCCGGACTTTGCCGGAGTACGTGGCCGCCATCCGCAACGCCACCGGGATCATGGTGGCGAGGCCGCTGCGGGGGTAG